From the genome of Ziziphus jujuba cultivar Dongzao chromosome 6, ASM3175591v1, one region includes:
- the LOC107429980 gene encoding LOW QUALITY PROTEIN: cell division control protein 48 homolog C (The sequence of the model RefSeq protein was modified relative to this genomic sequence to represent the inferred CDS: inserted 3 bases in 2 codons) encodes MNNTTTNNTDNNGPPTTKGPTFIDLGGMEEILMEIENTIIVPLVKHQKLLQKGTKFIKNGILLHGPSSCGKTTLANAIANELGLPFYSISGSEIGDKFYGESESRIREFFSKAYSTAPSIVFIDEIDAIGTQRRQNVSENNSIVIQLMSCMDECHRRSQMAGEEAGYILVIGATNRPEVLDPALRRAGRFETEILLGVPDENARADILSRKLPSFVSFDVKRIARSTPGFVPADLDALITQTNSIALERTVNMRKPNQDGRSHRWWMERWLDEAIDNLTITMDDIEKALKKVEPSLLREGFSTIPNVKWEDVGGLNDIKEXDRFIVNSIRYPQINKIFGGDIETGFLLFGPPGCGKTLIAKAVANEAGANFIYVKGPELFNTWLGESEXGHRTLFNRARTCSPCIIFFDEIDSLAAKRNNNTGERSSHRMVTQLLTELDGRDQRHGVFVIGATNKIDQIDEALLRSGRLCKRIFVPLPTPDDRGVILNALAKGRPIDQSVNLNETGRMEACKNFSGADLKCLMREAIMAAWDEAIAKSSSSEASLIHWTVKVKHFEQVVTKISPSVSKKHSDCESGSWSLNGYNQDGLGLGGCPVSLVGAGLVIIELGLGLAGPMGLVGAGMVMALLGWVWSWIGPVAGMVVPLNHSLCSE; translated from the exons ATGAATAACACCACCACCAACAACACCGATAATAATGGTCCTCCAACTACAAAGGGTCCAACGTTCATAGACTTGGGAGGGATGGAGGAAATATTGATGGAGATAGAGAACACAATCATTGTGCCGCTTGTTAAGCATCAGAAGCTGCTTCAAAAAGGCACCAAGTTTATCAAGAATGGTATTCTTTTGCATGGCCCTTCTAGCTGTGGCAAAACCACTTTGGCCAATGCCATTGCCAATGAGTTAGGCCTACCATTCTATAGCATCAGTGGAAGTGAAATCGGGGATAAATTCTATG GTGAATCTGAAAGTAGAATACGAGAGTTTTTCTCAAAAGCATACAGTACAGCCCCTTCAATTGTATTTATTGATGAGATTGATGCAATTGGTACACAAAGACGACAAAATGTATCCGAGAATAACTCGATTGTGATACAGTTAATGAGTTGCATGGATGAATGTCACAGGAGATCACAAATGGCTGGTGAAGAAGCAGGCTACATTCTTGTGATTGGTGCTACCAATAGGCCTGAGGTTCTTGATCCTGCACTGAGGAGGGCCGGGAGATTCGAAACCGAGATTCTTTTAGGTGTGCCGGATGAAAATGCTAGGGCTGATATTCTTTCCCGTAAGCTACCATCTTTTGTCTCATTTGATGTTAAAAGGATAGCAAGGTCTACTCCTGGATTTGTACCTGCTGATTTGGATGCCTTGATCACTCAGACTAATTCCATTGCCTTGGAGAGAACTGTAAACATGAGAAAACCTAATCAAGATGGGAGGTCGCATAGGTGGTGGATGGAACGGTGGTTGGATGAAGCAATTGACAACCTTACTATTACCATGGATGATATTGAG AAAGCATTGAAAAAGGTTGAACCTTCTCTTTTAAGAGAAGGCTTCTCAACTATCCCTAATGTAAAATGGGAAGATGTTGGTGGATTGAATGATATAAAGG TTGATCGATTTATTGTTAACTCAATTAGATATCCTCAGATAAATAag ATATTTGGAGGAGACATAGAAACAGGGTTTTTACTATTTGGACCTCCGGGATGTGGTAAAACATTAATAGCCAAAGCTGTTGCTAATGAAGCTGGAGCCAATTTCATTTATGTCAAG GGTCCTGAACTCTTCAATACGTGGCTTGGAGAAAGTGA CGGGCACCGGACCTTATTTAATCGTGCAAGAACATGTTCACCGTGTATAATTTTCTTTGATGAG ATAGATAGCTTAGCAGCAAAGAGGAACAACAACACAGGGGAACGGTCATCTCATCGAATGGTGACACAG TTACTTACAGAGTTAGATGGCAGAGATCAAAGGCATggtgtatttgtaattggtgcTACAAATAA AATTGATCAGATAGACGAGGCTCTTTTGCGGTCAGGCAGGTTGTGTAAACGTATTTTTGTGCCTCTACCAACCCCTGATGATCGTGGAGTGATCTTAAATGCTCTTGCAAAGGGGAGGCCTATTGATCAAAGTGTGAATTTGAATGAGACTGGACGAATGGAAGCTTGTAAAAATTTTAGTGGGGCTGATCTAAAATGTTTG ATGAGAGAAGCTATTATGGCTGCTTGGGACGAAGCAATAGCCAAAAGCAGCAGTTCAGAAGCATCTCTAATTCACTGGACTGTAAAAGTGAAACACTTTGAGCAAGTTGTCACTAAGATTTCTCCATCAGTCtcaaaaaag CACAGTGACTGTGAATCTGGGTCATGGAGTTTGAATGGTTATAACCAGGATGGCCTTGGGTTGGGTGGTTGTCCAGTGAGTCTGGTTGGTGCTGGGTTGGTTATAATAGAGCTGGGCTTGGGTTTGGCTGGACCAATGGGTCTGGTTGGTGCTGGCATGGTTATGGCACTGCTGGGTTGGGTTTGGAGTTGGATCGGTCCAGTTGCTGGCATGGTAGTGCCACTGAACCACTCGCTTTGTTCAGAGTAG